A window of Flavobacterium flavigenum contains these coding sequences:
- the rplK gene encoding 50S ribosomal protein L11, with amino-acid sequence MAKEISKVVKLQVKGGAANPSPPVGPALGAAGVNIMEFCKQFNARTQDKPGKICPVQITVYKDKSFDFVVKTPPAAVQLMEAAKLKSGSGEPNRKKVASVTWDVIKAIAEDKMVDLNAFTIESAMSMIAGTARSMGITVSGEAPF; translated from the coding sequence GAGGTGCTGCGAACCCGTCGCCACCGGTTGGACCTGCTTTAGGAGCTGCTGGGGTTAATATCATGGAGTTTTGTAAGCAGTTTAATGCTAGAACTCAGGATAAACCTGGCAAAATTTGTCCAGTGCAAATCACTGTGTACAAAGACAAATCATTTGATTTTGTTGTTAAGACTCCTCCAGCTGCAGTACAGTTAATGGAAGCAGCAAAGCTAAAGTCTGGATCAGGTGAACCAAATCGTAAAAAAGTAGCTAGTGTTACTTGGGATGTTATCAAAGCAATTGCTGAAGATAAAATGGTAGATTTAAATGCATTCACAATCGAATCAGCAATGAGTATGATTGCAGGAACTGCTAGATCTATGGGTATAACTGTATCAGGAGAAGCTCCTTTTTAA
- the rplA gene encoding 50S ribosomal protein L1, protein MAKLTKKQKEAASKIEKNKLYSLKDAAALIKVVASAKFDESVDIAVRLGVDPRKANQMVRGVVTLPHGTGKDVKVLALVTPDKEAEAREAGADHVGLDDYLQKIKDGWTDVDVIITMPAVMGKLGPLGRILGPRGLMPNPKTGTVTMDVAKAVAEVKAGKIDFKVDKTGIVHAGIGKVSFGAEQIVDNAHEIIQTLIKLKPTAAKGTYIKGIHLTSTMSPAIALDPKAV, encoded by the coding sequence ATGGCAAAATTGACAAAAAAGCAAAAAGAGGCTGCTTCAAAAATTGAAAAGAACAAATTGTACTCTTTAAAAGATGCTGCTGCATTAATTAAAGTGGTTGCTTCTGCAAAATTTGATGAGTCTGTTGATATCGCAGTACGTTTGGGTGTAGATCCAAGAAAAGCGAATCAAATGGTAAGAGGTGTAGTTACTTTACCTCACGGTACTGGAAAAGATGTTAAAGTATTAGCATTGGTTACTCCGGATAAAGAAGCTGAGGCTAGAGAAGCTGGAGCGGATCATGTTGGTCTTGATGATTACTTACAAAAAATTAAAGACGGTTGGACAGATGTTGATGTAATCATCACTATGCCAGCTGTTATGGGTAAATTAGGTCCATTAGGTCGTATTTTAGGACCTAGAGGTTTAATGCCAAACCCTAAAACAGGTACTGTAACTATGGATGTTGCAAAAGCTGTTGCAGAGGTAAAAGCTGGTAAAATTGACTTTAAAGTTGATAAAACTGGTATCGTTCACGCAGGAATTGGTAAAGTTTCTTTTGGAGCTGAGCAGATTGTTGACAACGCACACGAAATTATTCAAACATTAATAAAACTTAAACCAACTGCTGCTAAAGGTACATACATTAAAGGTATCCACCTTACAAGCACTATGAGTCCTGCGATTGCATTAGACCCAAAAGCAGTATAA
- the rplJ gene encoding 50S ribosomal protein L10: MTREEKSIAIENLTAQLAGTNIIYVSDISGLNAETTSNLRRACFKAGIKLEVVKNTLLAKAMEASANDYGDLPTVLTGNSAIFISDVANAPGKIIKDFRKKSDKPVLKGAYINSEIYIGDNQLDALATIKSKEELLGELIGLLQSPAQRIISALQNKFAGSEEEAEA, encoded by the coding sequence ATGACTAGAGAAGAAAAATCAATCGCGATTGAAAATTTAACTGCGCAGTTAGCTGGTACAAATATCATTTATGTATCTGATATTTCTGGTTTAAACGCAGAAACAACTTCAAACTTACGTAGAGCTTGTTTTAAAGCAGGTATCAAATTAGAAGTTGTAAAGAACACTTTGCTTGCAAAAGCAATGGAAGCTTCTGCTAATGATTATGGTGATTTACCTACAGTATTGACAGGTAACAGTGCTATATTTATTTCTGATGTTGCTAACGCACCTGGAAAAATTATCAAAGATTTCCGTAAGAAATCTGATAAGCCAGTTTTAAAAGGAGCTTACATCAATTCTGAAATATACATTGGAGATAATCAATTAGATGCATTAGCTACAATTAAATCTAAAGAAGAGTTACTTGGAGAACTTATTGGATTATTACAATCTCCGGCTCAAAGAATTATTTCTGCTTTACAAAACAAATTCGCTGGTAGCGAAGAAGAAGCTGAAGCATAA
- the rplL gene encoding 50S ribosomal protein L7/L12: protein MADLKQFAEQLVNLTVKEVNELATILKDEYGIEPAAAAVVVAAGGGEGAAEEAQTEFTVVLKEAGASKLAVVKLVKELTGLGLKEAKDVVDGAPSTVKEGVSKEEAEGLKKSLEEAGAVVELK, encoded by the coding sequence ATGGCAGATTTGAAACAATTCGCAGAACAATTAGTTAACCTAACAGTTAAAGAAGTTAACGAATTAGCAACAATATTAAAAGACGAGTATGGTATCGAGCCTGCTGCTGCAGCTGTAGTAGTTGCTGCTGGTGGTGGAGAAGGTGCTGCTGAAGAAGCACAAACTGAATTTACAGTTGTATTGAAAGAAGCTGGTGCTTCTAAATTAGCAGTTGTAAAATTAGTTAAAGAACTTACAGGTTTAGGTCTTAAAGAAGCTAAAGATGTAGTTGATGGTGCTCCAAGTACTGTTAAAGAAGGTGTTTCTAAAGAAGAGGCTGAAGGTCTTAAAAAATCATTAGAAGAAGCTGGAGCTGTAGTTGAATTAAAATAA